A portion of the Pan troglodytes isolate AG18354 chromosome 10, NHGRI_mPanTro3-v2.0_pri, whole genome shotgun sequence genome contains these proteins:
- the NOP2 gene encoding probable 28S rRNA (cytosine(4447)-C(5))-methyltransferase isoform X1, with the protein MGRKLDPTKEKRGPGRKARKQKGAETELVRFLPAVSDENSKRLSSRARKRAAKRRLGSAEAPKTNKSPEAKPLPGKLPKGISAGAVQTAGKKGPQSLFNAPRGKKRPAPGSDEEEEEEDSEEDGMVNHGDLWGSEDDADMVDDYGADSNSEDEEEGEELLPIERAARKQKAREAAAGIQWSEEETEDEEEEKEVTPESGPPKVEEADGGLQINVDEEPFVLPPAGEMEQDAQAPDLQRVHKRIQDIVGILRDFGAQREEGRSRSEYLNRLKKDLAIYYSYGDFLLGKLMDLFPLSELVEFLEANEVPRPVTLRTNTLKTRRRDLAQALINRGVNLDPLGKWSKTGLVVYDSSVPIGATPEYLAGHYMLQGASSMLPVMALAPQEHERILDMCCAPGGKTSYMAQLMKNTGVILANDANAERLKSVVGNLHRLGVTNTIISHYDGRQFPKVVGGFDRVLLDAPCSGTGVISKDPAVKTNKDEKDILRCAHLQKELLLSAIDSVNATSKTGGYLVYCTCSITVEENEWVVDYALKKRNVRLVPTGLDFGQEGFTRFQERRFHPSLRSTRRFYPHTHNMDGFFIAKFKKFSNSIPQSQTGNSETATPTNVDLPQVIPKSENSSQPAKKAKGAAKTKQQLQKQQHPKKASFQKLNGISKGADSELSTVPSVTKTQASSSFQDSSQPAGKAEGIREPKVTGKLKQRSPKLQSSKKVAFLKQNAPPKGTDTQTPAVLSPSKTQATLKPKDHHQPLGRAKGVEKQQLPEQPFEKAALQKQNDTPKGPQPPTVSPIRSSRLPPAKRKKSQSRGNSQLLLS; encoded by the exons ATGGGGCGCAAGTTGGACCCTACGAAGGAGAAGCGGGGGCCAGGCCGAAAGGCCCGGAAGCAGAAGGGTGCCGAGACAGAACTCGTCAGATTCTTGCCTGCAG taaGTGATGAAAATTCCAAGAGGCTGTCTAGTCGTGCTCGAAAGAG GGCAGCCAAGAGGAGATTGGGCTCTGCTGAAGCCCCTAAGACaaataagtctcctgaggccAAACCATTGCCTGGAAAGCTACCAAAAG GGATCTCTGCAGGAGCTGTCCAGACAGCTGGTAAGAAGGGACCCCAGTCCCTATTTAATGCTCCTCGAGGCAAGAAGCGCCCAGCACCTGGCagtgatgaggaagaggaggaggaagactcTGAAGAAGATGGTATGGTGAACCACGGGGACCTCTGGGGCTCCGAGGATGATGCTGATATGGTAGATGACTATGGAGCTGACTCCAACtctgaggatgaggaggaaggtGAAGAG TTGCTGCCCATTGAAAGAGCTGCTCGGAAGCAGAAGGCCCGGGAAGCTGCTGCTGG GATCCAGTGGAGTGAAGAGGAGacggaggatgaggaggaagagaaagaagtgaCCCCTGAGTCAGGCCCCCCAAAGGTGGAAGAGGCAGATGGGGGCCTGCAGATCAATGTGGATGAGGAACCATTTGTGCTGCCCCCTGCTGGGGAGATGGAGCAGGAT GCCCAGGCTCCAGACCTGCAACGAGTTCACAAGCGGATCCAGGATATTGTGGGAATTCTGCGTGATTTTGGGGCTCAGCGGGAGGAAGGGCGGTCTCGTTCTGAATACCTGAACCGGCTCAAGAAGGATCTGGCCATTTACTACTCCTATGGAGACTTCCTGCTTGGCAAGCTCATGGACCTCTTCCCTCTGTCTGAG CTGGTGGAGTTCTTAGAAGCTAATGAGGTGCCTCGGCCCGTCACCCTCCGGACCAATACCTTGAAAACCCGACGCCGAGACCTTGCACAG GCTCTAATCAATCGTGGGGTTAACCTGGATCCCCTGGGCAAGTGGTCAAAGACTGGACTAGTGGTGTATGATTCTTCTGTGCCCATTG GTGCTACCCCCGAGTACCTGGCTGGGCACTACATGCTGCAGGGAGCCTCCAGCATGTTGCCCGTCATGGCCTTGGCACCCCAGGAACATGAGCGGATCCTGGACATGTGTTGTGCCCCTGGAGGAAAGACCAGCTACATGG CCCAGCTGATGAAGAACACGGGTGTGATCCTTGCCAATGACGCCAATGCTGAGCGGCTCAAGAGTGTTGTGGGCAACTTGCATCGGCTGGGAGTCACCAACACCATTATCAGCCACTATGATGGGCGCCAGTTCCCCAAG GTGGTGGGGGGCTTTGACCGAGTACTGCTGGATGCTCCCTGCAGTGGCACTGGGGTCATCTCCAAGGATCCAGCCGTGAAGACTAACAAG GATGAGAAGGACATCCTGCGCTGTGCTCACCTCCAGAAGGAGTTGCTCCTGAGTGCTATTGACTCTGTCAATGCGACCTCCAAGACAGGAGGCTACCTGGTTTACTGCACCTGTTCTATCACG GTAGAAGAGAATGAGTGGGTGGTAGACTATGCTCTGAAAAAGAGGAATGTGCGACTGGTGCCCACAGGCCTAGACTTTGGCCAGGAAGGTTTTACCCGCTTTCAAGAAAGGCGCTTCCACCCCAGTCTGCGTTCTACCCGACGCTTCTACCCTCATACCCACAATATGGATGGGTTCTTCATTGCCAAGTTCAAGAAATTTTCCAATTCTATCCCTCAGTCCCAGACAG GAAATTCTGAAACAGCCACACCTACAAATGTAGACTTGCCTCAGGTCATCCCCAAGTCTGAGAacagcagccagccagccaagaaaGCCAAGGGGGCTGCAAAGACAAAGCAGCAGCTGCAGAAACAGCAACATCCCAAGAAGGCCTCCTTCCAGAAGCTGAATGGCATCTCCAAAGGGGCAGACTCAGAATTGTCCACTGTACCTTCTGTCACAAAGACCCAAGCTTCCTCCAGCTTCCAGGATAGCAGTCAGCCAGCTGGAAAAGCCGAAGGGATCAGGGAGCCAAAGGTGACTGGGAAGCTAAAGCAACGATCACCTAAATTACAGTCCTCCAAGAAAGTTGCTTTCCTCAAGCAGAATGCCCCTCCCAagggcacagacacacaaacaccgGCTGTGTTATCCCCATCCAAGACTCAGGCCACCCTGAAACCTAAGGACCATCATCAGCCCCTTGGAAGGGCCAAGGGGGTTGAGAAGCAGCAGTTGCCAGAGCAGCCTTTTGAGAAAGCTGCCTTGCAGAAACAGAATGATACCCCCAaggggcctcagcctcctactgTGTCTCCCATCCGTTCCAGCCGCCTCCCACCAGCAAAGAGGAAGAAATCTCAGTCCAGGGGCAACAGCCAGCTGCTGCTATCTTAG
- the NOP2 gene encoding probable 28S rRNA (cytosine(4447)-C(5))-methyltransferase isoform X2: MGRKLDPTKEKRGPGRKARKQKGAETELVRFLPAVSDENSKRLSSRARKRAAKRRLGSAEAPKTNKSPEAKPLPGKLPKGAVQTAGKKGPQSLFNAPRGKKRPAPGSDEEEEEEDSEEDGMVNHGDLWGSEDDADMVDDYGADSNSEDEEEGEELLPIERAARKQKAREAAAGIQWSEEETEDEEEEKEVTPESGPPKVEEADGGLQINVDEEPFVLPPAGEMEQDAQAPDLQRVHKRIQDIVGILRDFGAQREEGRSRSEYLNRLKKDLAIYYSYGDFLLGKLMDLFPLSELVEFLEANEVPRPVTLRTNTLKTRRRDLAQALINRGVNLDPLGKWSKTGLVVYDSSVPIGATPEYLAGHYMLQGASSMLPVMALAPQEHERILDMCCAPGGKTSYMAQLMKNTGVILANDANAERLKSVVGNLHRLGVTNTIISHYDGRQFPKVVGGFDRVLLDAPCSGTGVISKDPAVKTNKDEKDILRCAHLQKELLLSAIDSVNATSKTGGYLVYCTCSITVEENEWVVDYALKKRNVRLVPTGLDFGQEGFTRFQERRFHPSLRSTRRFYPHTHNMDGFFIAKFKKFSNSIPQSQTGNSETATPTNVDLPQVIPKSENSSQPAKKAKGAAKTKQQLQKQQHPKKASFQKLNGISKGADSELSTVPSVTKTQASSSFQDSSQPAGKAEGIREPKVTGKLKQRSPKLQSSKKVAFLKQNAPPKGTDTQTPAVLSPSKTQATLKPKDHHQPLGRAKGVEKQQLPEQPFEKAALQKQNDTPKGPQPPTVSPIRSSRLPPAKRKKSQSRGNSQLLLS, translated from the exons ATGGGGCGCAAGTTGGACCCTACGAAGGAGAAGCGGGGGCCAGGCCGAAAGGCCCGGAAGCAGAAGGGTGCCGAGACAGAACTCGTCAGATTCTTGCCTGCAG taaGTGATGAAAATTCCAAGAGGCTGTCTAGTCGTGCTCGAAAGAG GGCAGCCAAGAGGAGATTGGGCTCTGCTGAAGCCCCTAAGACaaataagtctcctgaggccAAACCATTGCCTGGAAAGCTACCAAAAG GAGCTGTCCAGACAGCTGGTAAGAAGGGACCCCAGTCCCTATTTAATGCTCCTCGAGGCAAGAAGCGCCCAGCACCTGGCagtgatgaggaagaggaggaggaagactcTGAAGAAGATGGTATGGTGAACCACGGGGACCTCTGGGGCTCCGAGGATGATGCTGATATGGTAGATGACTATGGAGCTGACTCCAACtctgaggatgaggaggaaggtGAAGAG TTGCTGCCCATTGAAAGAGCTGCTCGGAAGCAGAAGGCCCGGGAAGCTGCTGCTGG GATCCAGTGGAGTGAAGAGGAGacggaggatgaggaggaagagaaagaagtgaCCCCTGAGTCAGGCCCCCCAAAGGTGGAAGAGGCAGATGGGGGCCTGCAGATCAATGTGGATGAGGAACCATTTGTGCTGCCCCCTGCTGGGGAGATGGAGCAGGAT GCCCAGGCTCCAGACCTGCAACGAGTTCACAAGCGGATCCAGGATATTGTGGGAATTCTGCGTGATTTTGGGGCTCAGCGGGAGGAAGGGCGGTCTCGTTCTGAATACCTGAACCGGCTCAAGAAGGATCTGGCCATTTACTACTCCTATGGAGACTTCCTGCTTGGCAAGCTCATGGACCTCTTCCCTCTGTCTGAG CTGGTGGAGTTCTTAGAAGCTAATGAGGTGCCTCGGCCCGTCACCCTCCGGACCAATACCTTGAAAACCCGACGCCGAGACCTTGCACAG GCTCTAATCAATCGTGGGGTTAACCTGGATCCCCTGGGCAAGTGGTCAAAGACTGGACTAGTGGTGTATGATTCTTCTGTGCCCATTG GTGCTACCCCCGAGTACCTGGCTGGGCACTACATGCTGCAGGGAGCCTCCAGCATGTTGCCCGTCATGGCCTTGGCACCCCAGGAACATGAGCGGATCCTGGACATGTGTTGTGCCCCTGGAGGAAAGACCAGCTACATGG CCCAGCTGATGAAGAACACGGGTGTGATCCTTGCCAATGACGCCAATGCTGAGCGGCTCAAGAGTGTTGTGGGCAACTTGCATCGGCTGGGAGTCACCAACACCATTATCAGCCACTATGATGGGCGCCAGTTCCCCAAG GTGGTGGGGGGCTTTGACCGAGTACTGCTGGATGCTCCCTGCAGTGGCACTGGGGTCATCTCCAAGGATCCAGCCGTGAAGACTAACAAG GATGAGAAGGACATCCTGCGCTGTGCTCACCTCCAGAAGGAGTTGCTCCTGAGTGCTATTGACTCTGTCAATGCGACCTCCAAGACAGGAGGCTACCTGGTTTACTGCACCTGTTCTATCACG GTAGAAGAGAATGAGTGGGTGGTAGACTATGCTCTGAAAAAGAGGAATGTGCGACTGGTGCCCACAGGCCTAGACTTTGGCCAGGAAGGTTTTACCCGCTTTCAAGAAAGGCGCTTCCACCCCAGTCTGCGTTCTACCCGACGCTTCTACCCTCATACCCACAATATGGATGGGTTCTTCATTGCCAAGTTCAAGAAATTTTCCAATTCTATCCCTCAGTCCCAGACAG GAAATTCTGAAACAGCCACACCTACAAATGTAGACTTGCCTCAGGTCATCCCCAAGTCTGAGAacagcagccagccagccaagaaaGCCAAGGGGGCTGCAAAGACAAAGCAGCAGCTGCAGAAACAGCAACATCCCAAGAAGGCCTCCTTCCAGAAGCTGAATGGCATCTCCAAAGGGGCAGACTCAGAATTGTCCACTGTACCTTCTGTCACAAAGACCCAAGCTTCCTCCAGCTTCCAGGATAGCAGTCAGCCAGCTGGAAAAGCCGAAGGGATCAGGGAGCCAAAGGTGACTGGGAAGCTAAAGCAACGATCACCTAAATTACAGTCCTCCAAGAAAGTTGCTTTCCTCAAGCAGAATGCCCCTCCCAagggcacagacacacaaacaccgGCTGTGTTATCCCCATCCAAGACTCAGGCCACCCTGAAACCTAAGGACCATCATCAGCCCCTTGGAAGGGCCAAGGGGGTTGAGAAGCAGCAGTTGCCAGAGCAGCCTTTTGAGAAAGCTGCCTTGCAGAAACAGAATGATACCCCCAaggggcctcagcctcctactgTGTCTCCCATCCGTTCCAGCCGCCTCCCACCAGCAAAGAGGAAGAAATCTCAGTCCAGGGGCAACAGCCAGCTGCTGCTATCTTAG